From a single Okeanomitos corallinicola TIOX110 genomic region:
- a CDS encoding helix-turn-helix domain-containing protein, whose product MTMVSAYSFSIPGNSTIQISKDELRSLLREIESELHRSKVYRLAVANVQKLLGSSEEQAKNLFKAVGREAITLAFQQFVQKNQADTVTETPVLENNTELLNLHEEKLNDLSVNSTNQESNSQPEVANTTQITEQTTETKTPIKWLWQNQKLSKRQISTQILAEQRLESLRQIGEQLRQAREAQGLTLQKLNIYTHISVHQMEAVENANFDLLPEDILIRGFIRIMANALGLNGTILANSLPVSNQSKSVIPSWDQNKKSSGQLNLEISPAHLYIGYTALVAGAVGGLSLISQQANYPAMHNSQVILPTSSSLCESTQKTEANTQTEINSRKTSVCLGSNISPPEAL is encoded by the coding sequence ATGACTATGGTATCTGCATATTCATTCAGTATTCCTGGTAATTCCACGATTCAAATTAGTAAAGATGAATTGCGATCGCTACTGAGAGAGATAGAATCTGAACTGCACCGCAGTAAAGTTTATCGCCTAGCAGTGGCTAATGTGCAAAAATTACTTGGTTCATCGGAAGAACAAGCCAAAAATTTATTTAAAGCTGTGGGTAGAGAAGCCATTACTCTGGCGTTTCAGCAGTTTGTTCAAAAAAATCAAGCAGATACAGTCACAGAAACCCCTGTTCTAGAAAATAATACTGAGTTACTTAATTTACATGAAGAAAAATTAAATGATTTATCTGTAAATTCCACAAATCAGGAATCCAACTCACAACCTGAAGTAGCAAATACAACTCAAATCACAGAACAAACAACGGAGACAAAAACACCAATTAAATGGTTATGGCAAAATCAAAAACTTTCTAAACGTCAAATATCAACCCAAATACTAGCAGAACAACGCCTAGAAAGTCTACGTCAAATTGGAGAGCAACTCAGACAAGCAAGAGAAGCTCAAGGTTTAACGCTGCAAAAACTAAATATTTATACTCATATCTCAGTACATCAAATGGAAGCAGTAGAAAATGCTAACTTTGATTTATTACCAGAAGATATTTTGATTCGTGGTTTTATCCGTATCATGGCCAATGCTTTAGGTTTAAATGGCACAATTTTAGCTAATTCTTTACCTGTATCCAATCAGTCTAAATCTGTTATCCCCTCTTGGGATCAAAATAAAAAATCGTCAGGACAACTAAATTTAGAAATTAGTCCTGCACATTTATACATAGGTTACACAGCCCTTGTAGCTGGAGCAGTAGGAGGATTATCATTAATTTCTCAACAAGCAAACTATCCAGCCATGCACAACTCACAGGTAATTCTTCCCACATCTTCATCATTATGTGAATCAACTCAAAAAACAGAAGCCAATACCCAAACAGAGATCAATTCCCGAAAAACAAGTGTTTGTTTAGGATCTAATATTTCCCCACCGGAAGCACTCTAA
- the gatA gene encoding Asp-tRNA(Asn)/Glu-tRNA(Gln) amidotransferase subunit GatA: protein MASIRELHEQLVKKERSAVEITQQALDRIQALEPKLHSFLTVTTEKALEQARAVDAKIAAGEEIGILAGIPIGVKDNMCTKGIRTTCASKILENFIPPYESTVTQKLNQAGAVTVGKTNLDEFAMGSSTENSAYQTTANPWDVSRVPGGSSGGSAAAVAAQECVVSLGSDTGGSIRQPASFCGVVGMKPTYGLVSRYGLVAYASSLDQIGPFGRSVEDAAILLNAIAGYDPQDSTSLKVEIPDYTANLTPDLKGKKLKVGVIKETFGEGLDPEVEASVNQAIAQLEALGAEIHYISCPRFRYGVPSYYIIAPSEASANLARYDGVKYGIRSQDADNLLSMYTRTRAMGFGTEVKRRIMIGTYALSAGYYDAYYLKAQKVRTLIKEDFENAFAQVDVLVTPTAPTTAFQAGEKITDPLSMYLNDLMTIPVNLAGLPGISLPCGFDSQGLPIGLQLIGKVLGEDQLFQVAYAYEQSTNWHLQTANID from the coding sequence ATGGCATCCATCCGCGAGTTGCACGAACAGCTAGTAAAAAAAGAACGTTCTGCTGTTGAAATTACCCAACAAGCCCTAGATCGTATTCAAGCATTAGAACCAAAACTACACAGTTTCCTAACTGTAACAACCGAAAAGGCTTTAGAACAAGCTCGTGCTGTGGATGCAAAAATTGCCGCTGGGGAAGAAATCGGTATTTTAGCAGGGATTCCCATTGGTGTAAAAGATAATATGTGTACCAAGGGAATTCGCACCACCTGCGCTTCTAAAATTCTGGAAAATTTCATTCCTCCCTACGAGTCCACAGTCACCCAAAAACTCAACCAAGCCGGTGCAGTCACCGTTGGAAAAACCAACCTAGATGAGTTTGCCATGGGGAGTTCTACAGAAAACTCCGCTTATCAAACAACCGCTAATCCCTGGGATGTTTCCCGTGTTCCCGGTGGTTCTTCCGGTGGTTCTGCTGCTGCTGTCGCTGCACAGGAATGTGTGGTATCCCTGGGTTCAGATACAGGTGGTTCAATTCGTCAACCTGCTTCTTTTTGCGGTGTGGTGGGGATGAAACCGACTTATGGGTTAGTTTCCCGTTATGGTTTGGTGGCCTATGCTTCCTCTTTGGATCAAATTGGACCATTTGGGAGAAGTGTGGAAGATGCAGCAATTTTATTAAATGCGATCGCCGGTTATGATCCTCAAGATTCCACCAGTTTAAAAGTGGAAATTCCTGATTACACAGCCAATTTAACACCAGATTTAAAAGGTAAAAAACTCAAAGTTGGTGTGATTAAAGAAACCTTTGGCGAAGGTTTAGATCCAGAAGTTGAAGCATCTGTAAATCAGGCGATCGCCCAATTAGAAGCTTTAGGTGCAGAAATTCATTATATTTCCTGTCCCCGTTTCCGTTACGGTGTCCCCAGTTACTACATTATCGCCCCTTCGGAAGCATCCGCTAACCTCGCTCGTTACGATGGTGTAAAATATGGCATACGTTCTCAAGACGCAGACAACCTGCTTTCCATGTACACCCGCACTCGCGCCATGGGTTTTGGTACAGAAGTCAAACGTCGGATTATGATTGGTACTTATGCCCTCAGTGCCGGTTATTATGATGCTTATTATTTGAAAGCTCAAAAAGTCCGCACATTAATCAAAGAAGACTTTGAAAATGCCTTTGCACAAGTGGATGTTTTAGTTACCCCCACTGCACCAACTACAGCATTTCAAGCCGGGGAAAAAATCACCGATCCTTTGAGTATGTACCTCAATGATTTAATGACTATTCCCGTCAATCTTGCAGGTTTACCAGGTATTAGTTTACCTTGTGGTTTTGACAGTCAAGGTTTACCAATTGGCTTACAATTAATCGGTAAAGTCTTGGGAGAAGACCAACTTTTCCAAGTAGCTTATGCCTACGAACAATCTACTAATTGGCATCTGCAAACAGCAAACATAGATTGA
- a CDS encoding RodZ domain-containing protein encodes MTFLNESQQERLKEITANLRRIRQENSISLEQISMQTHIRLDCLRALEEWRFEDLPEPVFVQGFIRHYADKLGLDGNAIANSFEVKILDLPNQNLNQKSNLYVPLFVPYILLLIAASTGLFYLLITSELTSKSLEKQEKIVLPTPEKIVPSPLSQPITDVTVKVELQGDSWLQIKADGKVKFQGNLSKGKRQTWKAKNSLTLRSGNAGAVLVSVNQEQLKPLGNLGEVKEITYSN; translated from the coding sequence ATGACTTTTTTAAATGAATCTCAGCAGGAAAGACTCAAGGAAATAACAGCAAATTTACGGAGAATCAGACAAGAAAACTCTATTAGTTTAGAACAAATTTCTATGCAAACACATATCCGGCTAGATTGTTTAAGAGCTTTAGAGGAATGGCGATTTGAGGATTTACCTGAGCCTGTTTTTGTACAGGGTTTTATTCGTCATTACGCAGATAAATTAGGACTAGATGGAAATGCTATAGCTAACAGCTTTGAAGTTAAAATTTTGGATCTACCTAATCAAAATTTAAACCAGAAATCAAATTTATACGTACCGTTGTTTGTACCTTATATTTTACTTTTAATAGCTGCTTCTACTGGGCTTTTTTATTTATTAATCACATCTGAATTAACAAGTAAGTCACTAGAAAAACAAGAAAAAATTGTATTACCTACTCCCGAAAAAATTGTTCCCTCACCATTGAGTCAGCCAATTACTGACGTAACTGTTAAGGTAGAACTGCAAGGAGATTCATGGCTACAAATAAAAGCCGATGGCAAGGTAAAGTTTCAGGGCAATTTGAGTAAAGGTAAGCGTCAAACATGGAAAGCTAAAAATTCTCTAACTTTACGTTCTGGAAATGCTGGTGCTGTCTTAGTTTCCGTCAATCAAGAACAGCTAAAACCACTGGGAAATCTGGGAGAAGTTAAGGAAATTACATATAGTAATTAA
- a CDS encoding uracil-DNA glycosylase, with product MNSNTQLSLFEESNFNQKDLIPTDGKITIPAHTYTTMTELTQHCENCHRCGLSENRTHAVVGRGNLQAKIMIIGEAPGQQEDETGLPFVGKSGQLLEKILASVDLKRETDVYICNIVKCRPPENRVPTPDEMAACKPYLLEQINLVKPKIILLTGATAVKGITGNKQGITKIRGQWMEWEGHLCMPIFHPSYLLRNPSKEKGSPKWLMWQDIQAVKAKFDQLSANS from the coding sequence ATGAACAGCAACACTCAACTTAGTCTCTTTGAGGAATCAAACTTTAACCAAAAAGACCTAATTCCTACAGATGGGAAAATAACTATTCCCGCTCATACTTACACCACCATGACAGAATTAACACAGCACTGTGAAAACTGTCATCGTTGTGGCTTGAGCGAAAATCGTACTCATGCTGTAGTGGGAAGAGGAAATCTCCAAGCCAAAATCATGATTATTGGGGAAGCACCAGGTCAACAAGAGGATGAAACCGGTTTACCATTTGTGGGTAAGTCTGGGCAGTTACTAGAGAAAATTTTGGCATCTGTAGATTTGAAAAGGGAGACAGATGTTTATATTTGCAACATAGTTAAATGTAGACCACCGGAAAATCGAGTTCCTACTCCTGATGAAATGGCGGCTTGCAAACCTTATTTATTAGAACAAATTAACCTTGTTAAACCCAAAATTATTTTATTAACTGGTGCAACTGCTGTAAAAGGAATTACAGGAAATAAACAAGGAATTACAAAAATTCGTGGTCAGTGGATGGAATGGGAAGGACATTTATGTATGCCCATTTTCCATCCTTCTTATTTGTTACGTAATCCCTCGAAGGAAAAAGGCTCACCTAAATGGTTAATGTGGCAAGATATTCAAGCTGTAAAAGCCAAGTTTGATCAGTTATCAGCTAACAGTTAA